The Lycium ferocissimum isolate CSIRO_LF1 chromosome 10, AGI_CSIRO_Lferr_CH_V1, whole genome shotgun sequence genome window below encodes:
- the LOC132034030 gene encoding probable methyltransferase PMT10 produces MKRIITSFSCSDHNVSLTKTPTLLKIIILSFISLFLFILVRRFSSDITPLVVPPTTPSQKFPMFFTPAVVAGKNPPPAPAELRHTVVERTGIIDENGAMTNDFIVGEFDEELIDSVVNNGKINGSDEGLVSDVNRGVLKGKIGKFRVCDESMRDYVPCLDNVEGKGETLKGKGLNCLVPRPKDYKLKIPWPKSRDEIWFSNVPRTPFAKDKAGYKWVKRKGDKYIFPGYGANQHSDQISKMVSEIAFGRRTRVAMDINCGIASFGTYLMDRNVSTLSIATKDVHSNQVQFALERGVPAMLAAFTTHRLLFPSQAFDLIHCSRCSINWTRDDGILLLEVNRMLRAGGYFILAAEPVAPFKEMEDLTQRLCWELLKKEGDISIWRKPLNNSCYLSRAPAVQPSLCDAGDDPDNVWNVNLKKCITQLPENGYGANMTAWPARLHSPPNRLFSIKMDAELSRREIFKAESKFWNDIIRGYIGVFRWKELNLRNVMDMRAVYGGFAAALHDFDLNCWVMNVVPVSGSNTLPVLYDRGLIGVMHDWCEPFDTYPRTYDLIHAAALLSVERNRCNVTTIMLEMDRILRPGGRVYIRDTTPVIEELQEIANALGWVPFKYDSSEGPHSNWKLLIGEKRL; encoded by the exons atgaagaggATAATAACTAGCTTTTCTTGTTCGGATCATAATGTTTCACTTACAAAGACTCCAACTCTCCTTAAAATCatcattctttcttttatttccctctttcttttcattcttgtTAGACGTTTTTCATCAGATATAACCCCCTTAGTGGTCCCCCCAACAACCCCATCTCAAAAATTTCCTATGTTTTTCACTCCGGCAGTAGTCGCCGGAAAAAACCCACCACCGGCGCCGGCGGAGCTCCGGCATACGGTGGTGGAGAGGACAGGGATAATTGATGAGAATGGCGCGATGACGAATGACTTTATTGTAGGGGAGTTTGATGAGGAGTTGATAGATAGTGTAGTGAATAATGGGAAAATTAATGGGAGTGATGAAGGGTTGGTTAGTGATGTTAATAGAGGAgttttgaagggtaaaattgggAAATTTAGAGTTTGTGATGAGAGTATGAGGGATTATGTTCCTTGTTTGGATAATGTGGAGGGAAAAGGGGAAActttaaaaggaaaaggattgaATTGTTTGGTGCCAAGGCCTAAagattataaattaaaaataccaTGGCCAAAGAGCAGGGACGAG ATCTGGTTTTCCAATGTGCCCCGTACACCCTTTGCCAAAGATAAAGCAGGCTATAAGTGGGTAAAAAGGAAGGGAGACAAGTACATATTTCCAGGATATGGTGCAAATCAACATTCAGATCAGATTTCCAAG ATGGTTTCAGAAATTGCTTTTGGCCGACGAACAAGAGTTGCCATGGATATTAATTGTGGAATAGCGAGTTTCGGTACATATCTGATGGACCGCAATGTCAGCACATTGTCTATTGCAACAAAAGATGTGCATAGCAATCAGGTTCAATTTGCATTGGAACGTGGAGTGCCTGCTATGTTAGCAGCATTTACTACACATCGTCTGTTGTTCCCTAGCCAGGCATTTGACTTGATACATTGTTCCAGATGTAGCATAAATTGGACCCGTGATG ATGGCATTTTGCTTCTAGAGGTAAACAGGATGCTTAGGGCAGGAGGATATTTTATCTTGGCAGCAGAACCTGTTGCACCATTTAAAG AAATGGAGGATCTTACTCAACGCCTATGTTGGGAATTATTAAAGAAGGAGGGCGACATTTCTATTTGGAGGAAGCCTTTGAATAACAGTTGCTATCTCAGTCGCGCTCCAGCAGTTCAACCTTCTCTATGTGATGCTGGTGATGATCCAGATAATGTCTG GAATGTAAACCTAAAGAAATGTATTACGCAATTACCTGAGAACGGCTATGGAGCTAACATGACTGCTTGGCCTGCACGCCTTCACTCTCCACCAAACAGGCTGTTTAGTATAAAAATGGATGCTGAATTATCTAGGAGGGAAATTTTTAAAGCAGAGTCAAAATTTTGGAACGACATAATAAGGGGATATATTGGTGTTTTCCGTTGGAAAGAATTAAACCTACGAAACGTGATGGACATGAGAGCTGTATATGGCGG ATTTGCAGCTGCTTTGCATGATTTCGACCTCAACTGCTGGGTTATGAATGTTGTCCCCGTTAGTGGTTCTAATACATTGCCTGTTCTGTATGACCGAGGTCTCATTGGAGTCATGCATGACTG GTGCGAGCCATTTGATACTTATCCAAGAACATACGATTTAATCCATGCAGCTGCTCTTTTGTCAGTAGAAAGAAACAG ATGCAATGTGACAACTATCATgctagaaatggatagaattcttCGACCTGGGGGACGGGTTTATATTCGTGACACCACACCTGTTATCGAAGAGCTCCAAGAAATTGCAAATGCCTTAGGATGGGTGCCATTTAAGTATGATAGCAGTGAGGGACCTCATTCAAATTGGAAGCTTTTGATTGGCGAAAAGCGTCTATGA